A window of Nitrospirota bacterium genomic DNA:
GAGAGAAAGTTCCTTTGAAGGCTTTGTGATCAGCACAAGTGAAGATATCGTCTTTGCGTGATCCTCATTTTTGTACTTTTTATACGTATAAAGGCCCAGAAGCGCTCCCTCGATAAAATGGACAGGAGACTGCTTCAGTTGATCCAGGACCAGGGTCGAGAGAGCCGTTTTCCTCATCTCCATATCGCGGAGATAGGAAAGTGCCTTACCGCCCGACTGCCTGACCTTCTCCGCAGTCACCGCAGCCTTTTTACCCAGGCCCAGGAAAAGGATTCTTTCCGCTTTACTATCTTCCGGGGCAGGCACAAGCAGGAGTTCATTAAGAGTGCCCTTGAATTCCTTTTTTCGGATTTTCTCGATGAGCCTGCCGACCGAAGGCTTAAGCCCTCGATAGGAACTCGGCCCATCCTCCACAAAAGGAAGTATTAATACATCACAGGCACAGTCTTCTTCCTTTAAGTTCTTTACGGCAATCTGCATGTAGGGATTACTCCGTCCAGTTTTTCAATTAATTACTCTTTTTAGTCTAACCAATCGAGAAGTAATTATCCACAAAACATATCATTAAGTTTTCTTCATTATTACAATTGACAGCCTCAGGACCTTTCGGTAATCATCTATCTATGAAAAACAGTGCAACTCCGTCTCCCTTCTCGAAAAAAGGCATTCAGAAGATCTTCGGCTCGTCCTTTACGGATGCTAATCAGGTGGACCTTGTCTGGAAAGACAGAGAGTCCTTCCAGGGCATATTCGAGGCCGTCAGCGAAGCAAAGGAACTGATATGTCTGCAGTTCTATATATTCCGCAATGACGAAACGGGCAGGGAGCTGGCGGATATCCTTAAGCGTAAAGTAAAAGAAGGGGTGACTGTCTGCCTTATTTACGATCATTTCGGCTCCCTTTGCACACCAGGCTCATTCTGGAAGGAACTGCGGCTTGCCGGCGTTCATATTCGTGCATCCCGGCCTTTTGCCTGGACTACACCGTTTCATTATATACACAGAGATCACCGGAAACTCATCATAATTGACAGTTCCAAAGCCTTTACCGGCGGCCTTAACATTGCCAACGAATATCGTGGCTACCACAGGTTGAGGAAAGGAAGAGGCTGGCGCGACACAGGGATATTTCTGCAGGGTCCGATCGTAAAAAGGCTTCTGGAGGAGTTCATAAAAAGCTGGGAGATATGGAAAGGTGATCCCATTGAACCCCGCCTGGATGTCGTGATGCCCCAACAAGGTGTCCCCGTGCTTCCTATCTTTGCAAGCTCGGCAAAGGGCAGAAGAAAAATGCGCAAGATACTTTATTACAGCATCAATACTGCGCAGAAGAGCATTTATCTAACAACGGCATACTTCACGCCAAGCAGGCGCATGGTTCATATTCTTGAGGCCGCTGTCGTTCGGGGTGTTGACGTGAAACTGTTATTGCCAGGAGTCTCGGACATCTCGGCAGCTCACTTTGCGGCAAGGGCCTTCTTCTCAAGACTCCTGAGGGCAGGCATTGAAATATACACGTATAATGGTGTAATCCTCCATGCAAAGACCTCCGTTTTTGACGAGATCTGGTCCATCATAGGCTCTGCAAACCTCGATTTTCGTTCGTTGCGGCGAAACGATGAGGGGAACGTCGGGATCATGGACAGTGATTTCGGAAAGCAGATGGCCGAAGTATTCTATGCCGATATTGCCCGCTCAGAGAAGATAACCCTTGTACAGTGGAATAAGCGGCCATTCCATGAAAAACTCAGAGAATACTTTTTTGCCTTCTTCAGAAGAAAGCTGTAAACAGTTCAATAAAAGGACACGATATACAGACAAGACGGCGCGCAGGAGTGGGGGCCAGCTCAAAACGTGCTGCCGAATGATAAAATCTTTTGGGACAGGATATTGTGGAATCCAAGAAACAGAATGTTTGCCACAAAATGGAAAATGACAGACGGCAGAATATTGGAAGTCTTCAGATACATAAATCCCATCACCAGCGAAGGGAAGAACGTCAACACTGAATACCAGTCACCATAAACGACCAGTTGCGGCAGGTGCATAATGGCAAATAGGAGGCTGGTTAATATAACCCCTCGCGCGTTATTGCCAAGATTTTGCTGAAAATACCCCCTGAAATAGGCCTCTTCGGGCAGGGAGACACCAAAGAGTTGAAACGCCATGATATGCAATGGCACCGCCGGAAGACGGCCGGCAGAGGGCACCAATAAAAACCAGAAGGGCAGCAGAACTATTGCTGATGTTAAAACGCCAAAGGCAATGTCACGCACTTTCAACTGCATAGTGATGCTGCCGGCCACAAGGAATGGAACAGCAATAAGATAAAGAGGAATCAGATACTTTAGTATGCCAAAAGAAAAGGCATGATATACAAATACCATTAAAAAAAGAATCAGGTATGTATATAATGCCTTTCTCTTATTGGCAATTACGGTGCTTTTCAGCTTGTTACTTCTTTTTCCGCCTCATTAAAATCACGACAACCAGAGGTATCAGCATGACCGCCACATTTCCAGAAGCTGAGGCAGCGTTCTGCCTTGCACCGATTGAACAGCCTCCTCCGCCTCCACCATTGCCGCTGCTCGCCGGGACG
This region includes:
- a CDS encoding CPBP family intramembrane metalloprotease gives rise to the protein MAGSITMQLKVRDIAFGVLTSAIVLLPFWFLLVPSAGRLPAVPLHIMAFQLFGVSLPEEAYFRGYFQQNLGNNARGVILTSLLFAIMHLPQLVVYGDWYSVLTFFPSLVMGFMYLKTSNILPSVIFHFVANILFLGFHNILSQKILSFGSTF